The following coding sequences are from one Triticum aestivum cultivar Chinese Spring chromosome 5A, IWGSC CS RefSeq v2.1, whole genome shotgun sequence window:
- the LOC123105381 gene encoding folate-biopterin transporter 1, chloroplastic, whose translation MQMAFSSFLLPPPSPPLPSPAAAAASASASTSSSSYPVAAHRGRRLRGPRCRCGRSPEVTPATTTSSGSGDRGSCDEEDASAPPTLPVEPVGGVASTDSLTGSATPRYQATSTKGDTRNEDLEKWENNQRGTDGLSSSKSKSAYSKAFGVDLSPDNVAVATVYFVQGVLGLSRLAVSFYLKDDLQLDPAETAVITGFSALPWLVKPLYGFISDSVPLFGYRRRSYLILSGLLGAISWSLMATIVDDKYSAALSIILGSLAVAFSDVVVDSMVVERTRGESQSTSGSLQSLCWGSSAFGAIVSAYFSGSLVDTYGVRFVFGVTAFLPLMTSAVAVLVNEKRLPTEERSISLSSSRLIESSKQQIRQIWTAVKQPNIFLPTLFIFLWQATPQSDSAMFYFVTNKIGFTPEFLGRVTLVTSVASLLGVGIYNSFLKAVPLRKIFLVTTILGSALGMTQVLLVTGLNRKLGISDEWFSIGDSLILTVLGQASFMPVLVLAARLCPLGVEATLFATLMSISNTGSVAGGLVGAGLTQFLGVTKDNFENLALLIVICNLSSLLPLPLLGLLPDGSPDADNGQTKVD comes from the exons ATGCAGATGGCCTTCAGCAGCTTCCTGCTCCCCCCGCCGTCGCCCCCGCTGCCCAgccccgccgcggccgccgcctccgcctccgcctccacctcgtcctcctcgtaCCCAGTGGCCGCGCACCGCGGCCGCCGCCTGCGGGGACCTCGCTGCCGCTGCGGCCGCTCGCCGGAGGTAACCCCCGCGACCACCACCAGCAGCGGTTCCGGCGACCGCGGCTCGTGCGATGAGGAGGACGCCTCCGCCCCGCCTACCCTCCCCGTCGAACCCGTCGGCGGGGTCGCCTCCACGGACAGCCTAACCG GAAGTGCGACACCAAGATATCAGGCAACTTCGACTAAAGGGGACACTAGGAATGAAGATCTTGAAAAATGGGAAAACAATCAACGCGGGACAGATGGTTTATCCAGTAGCAAGTCCAAGTCAGCTTACTCCAAAGCATTTGGGGTGGATTTGTCCCCAGATAATGTGGCTGTTGCCACTGTTTATTTTGTGCAAGGAGTTTTAGGTCTTTCAAGACTAGCTGTCAGCTTTTACTTAAAAGATGATCTTCAACTTGATCCAGCAGAG ACTGCAGTTATAACTGGTTTCTCAGCTTTGCCGTGGTTGGTCAAGCCTCTTTATGGTTTTATCAG TGATTCCGTCCCTCTCTTTGGTTATCGAAGAAGGTCGTACCTCATTCTGTCAGGACTCCTTGGAGCAATTTCATGGAGTTTGATGGCAACAATTGTGGATGACAAGTACAGTGCAGCGCTCTCTATTATTCTTGGATCTCTTGCAGTTGCCTTCTCTGATGTT GTGGTTGATTCTATGGTTGTTGAGAGAACTCGGGGTGAGTCACAGAGCACATCTGGATCTCTCCAGTCACTGTGTTGGGGATCTTCAGCCTTTGGGGCAATTGTGAGCGCATACTTCAGTGGTTCTCTTGTGGATACTTATGGTGTAAG ATTTGTCTTTGGTGTTACAGCATTTTTACCCCTGATGACATCTGCTGTTGCAGTTCTTGTAAATGAAAAGCGTTTGCCTACTGAGGAACGTTCCATCTCACTTTCAAGTTCAAGGTTGATTGAAAGCTCTAAGCAGCAGATCAGGCAGATTTGGACTGCTGTAAAGCAACCGAACATTTTCTTGCCTACTTTGTTCATATTCCTTTGGCAAGCGACACCACAGTCGGATTCTGCCATGTTTTATTTCGT CACAAACAAGATTGGATTCACTCCAGAGTTTCTAGGGCGTGTCACACTCGTTACATCTGTTGCATCCTTGCTGGGCGTCGGAATATATAATTCGTTCCTGAAGGCAGTTCCACTAAGAAAAATCTTTCTTGTGACAACAATTTTAGGTTCTGCCCTTGGAATGACACAG GTTCTTCTTGTCACTGGGCTCAATAGGAAGCTGGGGATAAGTGATGAATGGTTCTCCATTGGGGATTCCTTGATTCTCACAGTCCTTGGTCAG GCTTCGTTCATGCCCGTGTTGGTGTTGGCCGCGAGATTGTGTCCTCTGGGAGTGGAAGCGACATTGTTTGCCACACTGATGTCCATTTCCAACACGGGAAGTGTTGCCGGCGGTCTGGTGGGCGCGGGCCTAACTCAGTTTCTAGGAGTCACCAAGGACAACTTTGAAAATCTGGCTCTGCTGATCGTCATCTGCAACCTCAGctctctgctgcctctgcctctccTGGGTCTCCTTCCAGATGGATCACCGGATGCCGATAATGGGCAAACAAAAGTCGATTGA